The following are from one region of the Streptococcus sp. 1643 genome:
- the argR gene encoding arginine repressor yields MRKRERHQLIKKMITEEKLGTQKEIQDRLEARNVYVTQTTLSRDLREIGLTKVKKNDMVYYVLANETDKIDLVEFLSHHLEGVARAEFTLVLHTKLGEAAVLANIVDANKDEWILGTVAGANTLLVICRDQHVAKLMEDRLLDLMKDK; encoded by the coding sequence ATGAGAAAAAGAGAACGGCATCAGTTGATTAAAAAGATGATCACCGAAGAAAAACTTGGGACACAAAAAGAGATTCAAGATCGTTTAGAAGCTCGTAATGTTTATGTGACACAAACGACTTTGTCACGTGATTTGCGTGAAATCGGCTTGACCAAGGTTAAGAAAAATGATATGGTGTATTATGTACTAGCAAATGAGACAGATAAGATTGATTTAGTTGAGTTTTTGTCTCATCATTTAGAAGGAGTTGCAAGAGCAGAGTTTACCTTGGTACTGCATACCAAACTTGGGGAAGCTGCAGTCTTAGCAAACATTGTAGATGCAAACAAGGATGAATGGATTTTAGGAACGGTTGCTGGTGCTAATACCTTATTGGTTATTTGTCGAGACCAGCACGTTGCCAAGCTGATGGAAGATCGTTTGCTAGATTTGATGAAAGATAAATAA
- the argS gene encoding arginine--tRNA ligase: MNTKELIASELASVIDSLDQEAILNLLETPKNSEMGDIAFPAFSLAKVERKAPQMIAADIAEKINSQAFEKVVATGPYVNFFLNKSAISAQVLQDVITEKDHYADQNIGKQENVIIDMSSPNIAKPFSIGHLRSTVIGDSLSHIFQKIGYQTVKVNHLGDWGKQFGMLIVAYKKWGNEEAVKAHPIDELLKLYVRINAEAEKDPSLDEEAREWFRKLENGDEEALALWQWFRDESLVEFNRLYNELQVEFDSYNGEAFYNDKMDAVVDILAEKGLLVESEGAQVVNLEKYGIEHPALIKKSDGATLYITRDLAAALYRKNEYQFAKSIYVVGQEQSAHFKQLKAVLQEMGYDWSQDIVHVPFGLVTKEGKKLSTRKGNVILLEPTIAEAVSRAKAQIEAKNPELENKDQVAHAVGVGAIKFYDLKTDRTNGYDFDLEAMVSFEGETGPYVQYAYARIQSILRKADFKPDTAGNYSLNDAESWEIIKLLQDFPRIINRAADNFEPSIIAKFAISLAQAFNKYYAHTRILDESPERDSRLALNYATAVILKEALRLLGVEAPEKM, encoded by the coding sequence ATGAATACAAAAGAACTGATTGCTAGTGAGTTGGCTAGCGTCATTGATAGCCTGGATCAAGAGGCTATTTTAAATTTACTGGAAACACCTAAAAACTCAGAAATGGGAGACATCGCCTTCCCTGCCTTTTCTCTAGCAAAGGTCGAGCGTAAAGCTCCTCAAATGATTGCAGCAGATATTGCTGAAAAAATCAATAGTCAAGCCTTTGAAAAGGTTGTCGCTACTGGACCTTACGTCAACTTTTTCCTTAATAAAAGTGCTATTTCGGCTCAGGTATTACAGGATGTTATCACTGAAAAAGATCACTATGCTGACCAAAACATTGGCAAGCAAGAAAATGTCATTATTGATATGTCTAGTCCCAACATCGCAAAACCATTCTCTATTGGGCACTTGCGTTCAACAGTTATCGGAGATAGCTTGTCACATATTTTCCAAAAAATCGGTTATCAAACAGTCAAGGTCAATCATTTGGGAGACTGGGGCAAACAGTTTGGGATGCTGATTGTCGCCTACAAAAAATGGGGAAATGAGGAAGCCGTTAAAGCGCATCCAATCGATGAACTTCTTAAACTCTACGTTCGCATCAATGCTGAAGCTGAAAAAGATCCTAGCTTGGATGAAGAAGCGCGCGAATGGTTCCGCAAACTGGAGAATGGAGATGAGGAAGCCCTCGCTCTCTGGCAATGGTTCCGTGATGAAAGTTTAGTGGAATTCAACCGCCTTTACAATGAATTGCAAGTCGAATTTGACAGCTACAACGGGGAGGCCTTTTACAATGATAAGATGGATGCTGTTGTAGACATTCTCGCTGAAAAAGGACTTCTTGTTGAGTCAGAAGGGGCTCAAGTTGTCAATCTTGAGAAATATGGAATTGAACATCCAGCCCTTATCAAAAAATCTGATGGTGCAACTCTCTATATCACACGAGACTTGGCTGCAGCCCTTTACCGTAAAAACGAATACCAATTTGCAAAATCCATCTATGTTGTTGGTCAAGAGCAATCTGCCCACTTCAAACAACTCAAGGCAGTACTACAAGAGATGGGCTACGATTGGAGCCAAGACATTGTCCATGTTCCGTTTGGATTGGTAACAAAAGAAGGGAAAAAACTCTCTACTCGTAAAGGAAATGTCATCTTGCTAGAACCGACTATCGCTGAGGCTGTTAGTCGTGCCAAGGCCCAAATCGAGGCGAAAAATCCTGAGTTAGAAAATAAAGACCAAGTTGCCCACGCTGTTGGAGTTGGGGCTATCAAGTTCTATGATCTTAAGACCGACCGTACAAATGGATATGACTTCGACCTTGAAGCTATGGTATCCTTTGAAGGAGAAACTGGACCTTACGTTCAATACGCCTACGCTCGTATCCAATCTATCTTGCGCAAAGCCGATTTCAAACCAGATACAGCTGGCAACTACAGCTTGAACGATGCTGAAAGCTGGGAAATCATTAAACTACTCCAAGACTTTCCACGTATTATCAATCGTGCAGCAGATAACTTTGAACCTTCTATCATTGCGAAATTTGCGATTAGTCTGGCTCAAGCTTTCAACAAGTACTATGCACATACACGTATCCTAGATGAAAGTCCTGAGCGCGACAGTCGTCTGGCCCTCAACTACGCAACCGCAGTCATCCTCAAAGAAGCTCTTCGTTTGCTCGGAGTAGAAGCGCCGGAGAAGATGTAA